Proteins from a single region of Megalopta genalis isolate 19385.01 chromosome 3, iyMegGena1_principal, whole genome shotgun sequence:
- the LOC117227120 gene encoding uncharacterized protein LOC117227120, giving the protein MSNASARANINSEHTLTPFGYQKNNLKPVARKLWQRGDTNIGKENGNLQKEQWDELESPQFVDFSKLPEIDDSFFNKSRVIVSTPNVTVQDTFNDNALIESLKSFSLSGIDFASPKLEQCDVDSRNENTENESEMNNTVIKMDKKKPEKCKQVKQQLNIPTNPFRRPLRYIQEIKPEHIKKNVEEAKKPWVFRANPVPKYLKLRATVTNENNKNTNNNVGKANCNTVAKDQKLSSCHKNKTNEEVWNKPPILPCPVRKNLMRPKTPPLQTAIRAEERKRFNNILKMKELEMQQRRQMELAANKIQEEREIALLRKQTVHKAQPVPKYKLNLPKVPKRPLTDAISPLTLKRRRIAEISV; this is encoded by the exons ATGTCAAACGCGTCGGCAAGGGCAAATATAAATTCTGAACATACCCTGACACCGTTCGGATATcaaaaaaataatttgaagcCGGTAGCACGTAAGTTATGGCAGCGTGGGGATACAAATATCGGCAAGGAGAATGGAAACCTACAGAAAGAACAATGGGATGAACTGGAGTCTCCACAATTCGTCGATTTTTCCAAATTGCCTGAGATCGATGACTCGTTTTTCA ACAAATCGAGGGTAATCGTGAGTACTCCGAACGTAACTGTGCAAGATACGTTTAACGATAACGCACTGATCGA ATCTTTAAAATCTTTCTCTTTGTCTGGAATAGATTTTGCTTCGCCTAAGTTAGAACAGTGCGACGTTGACAGCAGAAACGAGAACACTGAGAATGAATCCGAGATGAACAACACCGTCATCAAAATG GATaagaaaaaaccagaaaaatgCAAGCAAGTGAAACAACAACTAAACATTCCTACAAATCCGTTCAGAAGACCATTGAGATACATACAAGAAATTAAACCAGAACATATTAAGAAG AATGTAGAGGAAGCAAAAAAACCGTGGGTGTTTCGAGCGAATCCTGTTCCTAAGTACCTAAAATTACGAGCaacggtgaccaatgaaaataataaaaacactAACAACAATGTTGGGAAAGCGAACTGTAATACCGTTGCTAAAGACCAGAAGTTATCAAGTTGTCAcaaaaataaaacgaatgagGAG GTTTGGAACAAACCTCCGATTCTGCCTTGCCCAGTAAGGAAGAATTTAATGAGACCGAAAACTCCACCCCTTCAAACGGCGATACGAGCAGAAGAAAggaaacgattcaataatattttaaagatGAAGGAATTGGAAATGCAACAACGTAGGCAAATG GAGCTTGCTGCTAACAAGATTCAAGAGGAGAGAGAAATCGCGCTCTTAAGAAAACAAACTGTCCATAAAGCACAACCTGTtccaaaatataaattaaatttgcCAAAAGTACCAAAACGACCGTTGACTGATGCTATAAGCCCGTTGACATTGAAACGACGTCGTATAGCAG AAATTTCCGTTTAA
- the LOC117227109 gene encoding BBSome complex member BBS1 isoform X1: MHGLGAEHNMVGLSTNRWLEALWEPGAKLYTLPNALDMLDVTGDGDARLICVDLGPLGTNSTKIRVYKGGDQITEHNMVDRTCGVVGLYTENYEPRSSVLAVGGGSSVYIFKNMRPYYKYTLPHLDVHPKEREIWHKAGLEDELNVLTLTDELELLLKELGAGFISPRTLKFLSMDPNLKAGFAAKYKTIPLIKSNTLSAISVIRKDTWSNPASGCIVLGTEFGEILVLDPRTFTAMDKHFVGWAPVAFACTGLWTGDGKILIIARDGKIGAIKRGSPMKLWEQLSAPAVAISVLNNDKVAVTLMDGTLVGFSKKVLGVVLSIYDKLNTVLKAILISQGIKLWNVDVPGAILDSTSLPVPQSGLSLLAVSTAGFGIRVYDGKHHVDTLKIMEPVSALKYGRMGQEERTMAMVTVGGGLCVKILKRTADFSVHNTTTDSLTNDGPKFTIPKKTRLFVEQTIRERSEAKKIHSTFQQGLLRLRLIVAKKTVESLNESQDAGPRLITMEATVLGLGPSYQIRITLTNVSDEMSDTGLYVVCRSENTDVRPRVMDVPLLPSGIPIPMALNATLTSRISGRVQILLCKKARTKPINVATVVLPAAEEDIEV; this comes from the exons ATGCACGGACTAGG AGCTGAGCATAATATGGTGGGTCTGAGTACCAATCGATGGCTGGAAGCGCTTTGGGAGCCAGGAGCCAAATTGTACACCTTACCGAATGCGCTTGATATGCTTGATGTCACCGGAGATGGAGATGCCAGACTCATTTGCGTTGACCTGGGTCCACTGGGTACTAATTCAACGAAA ATACGAGTTTACAAAGGCGGTGATCAGATAACCGAGCACAATATGGTAGATCGAACCTGCGGAGTGGTTGGCTTGTACACAGAAAACTACGAACCGCGGTCGTCAGTGTTAGCCGTTGGCGGCGGTTCGAGTGTTTACATTTTCAAAAATATGAGGCCCTATTATAAATACACCTTGCCGCATCTCGATGTCCATCCGAAAGAGCGGGAG ATCTGGCACAAAGCAGGACTGGAAGATGAGTTGAATGTACTCACGCTAACGGATGAATTAGAATTGCTGTTGAAAGAACTTGGAGCAGGATTCATCTCGCCGCGGACGTTGAAGTTCCTTTCCATGGATCCGAATTTGAAGGCGGGCTTTGCAGCAAAGTACAAAACGATTCCACTGATTAAAAGTAACACGTTGTCCGCCATTTCCGTAATTCGAAAAGACACTTGGTCCAACCCTGCCAGTGGTTGCATCGTGCTCGGCACGGAATTCGGGGAAATTCTTGTTTTGGACCCTCG AACGTTCACTGCCATGGACAAGCATTTTGTCGGATGGGCACCGGTAGCGTTCGCGTGCACCGGTTTATGGACAGGCGACGGTAAAATACTGATTATCGCAAGGGACGGTAAGATCGGCGCGATAAAAAGAGGATCGCCCATGAAACTTTGGGAACAGTTGTCTGCGCCAGCTGTAGCTATTTCAGTTCTCAACAACGACAAGGTCGCGGTAACTCTTATGGATGGTACCTTGGTTGGTTTTTCGAAAAAGGTACTCGGAGTAGTGCTTAGCATATACGACAAATTGAATACAGTTTTAAAGGCAATATTAATTTCACAGGGCATTAAACTATGGAACGTTGACGTTCCGGGGGCAATTCTCGATTCAACGAGCTTACCAGTGCCACAAAGTGGGCTGTCTTTGCTCGCTGTGAGCACTGCTGGCTTCGGCATTCGGGTCTACGATGGAAAGCACCATGTGGATACCTTGAAGATTATGGAGCCGGTATCAGCGTTGAAG TACGGTCGAATGGGTCAAGAAGAACGAACCATGGCGATGGTCACCGTGGGCGGTGGACTTTGTGTGAAGATCTTAAAGAGGACTGCAGACTTCAGCGTCCACAACACGACTACGGACTCGCTGACCAATGACGGTCCGAAGTTCACGATACCAAAGAAAACACGATTGTTCGTCGAGCAAACGATACGGGAACGATCAGAGGCGAAGAAGATCCACAGCACATTTCAACAGGGTCTTCTACGGCTACGCTTAATAGTCGCTAAAAAGACTGTGGAGTCTTTAAACGAGAGTCAAGATGCTGGACCACGTCTGATCACGATGGAGGCTACCGTTTTGGGACTAGGACCGAGCTATCAGATTCGTATCACGCTGACGAATGTGTCCGACGAAATGTCGGACACGGGATTGTACGTCGTTTGTAGAAGTGAGAACACGGATGTCCGGCCACGTGTTATGGATGTCCCTTTACTCCCAAGTGGAATTCCCATTCCCATGGCTTTAAATGCAACCCTAACCAGTAGAATATCGGGAAGAGTGCAGATCTTGTTGTGCAAGAAAGCCAGGACAAAGCCAATTAACGTTGCGACAGTGGTTCTGCCGGCTGCTGAAGAAGATATCGAGGTGTAA
- the LOC117227109 gene encoding BBSome complex member BBS1 isoform X2, which produces MHGLGAEHNMVGLSTNRWLEALWEPGAKLYTLPNALDMLDVTGDGDARLICVDLGPLGTNSTKIRVYKGGDQITEHNMVDRTCGVVGLYTENYEPRSSVLAVGGGSSVYIFKNMRPYYKYTLPHLDVHPKEREIWHKAGLEDELNVLTLTDELELLLKELGAGFISPRTLKFLSMDPNLKAGFAAKYKTIPLIKSNTLSAISVIRKDTWSNPASGCIVLGTEFGEILVLDPRTFTAMDKHFVGWAPVAFACTGLWTGDGKILIIARDGKIGAIKRGSPMKLWEQLSAPAVAISVLNNDKVAVTLMDGTLVGFSKKGIKLWNVDVPGAILDSTSLPVPQSGLSLLAVSTAGFGIRVYDGKHHVDTLKIMEPVSALKYGRMGQEERTMAMVTVGGGLCVKILKRTADFSVHNTTTDSLTNDGPKFTIPKKTRLFVEQTIRERSEAKKIHSTFQQGLLRLRLIVAKKTVESLNESQDAGPRLITMEATVLGLGPSYQIRITLTNVSDEMSDTGLYVVCRSENTDVRPRVMDVPLLPSGIPIPMALNATLTSRISGRVQILLCKKARTKPINVATVVLPAAEEDIEV; this is translated from the exons ATGCACGGACTAGG AGCTGAGCATAATATGGTGGGTCTGAGTACCAATCGATGGCTGGAAGCGCTTTGGGAGCCAGGAGCCAAATTGTACACCTTACCGAATGCGCTTGATATGCTTGATGTCACCGGAGATGGAGATGCCAGACTCATTTGCGTTGACCTGGGTCCACTGGGTACTAATTCAACGAAA ATACGAGTTTACAAAGGCGGTGATCAGATAACCGAGCACAATATGGTAGATCGAACCTGCGGAGTGGTTGGCTTGTACACAGAAAACTACGAACCGCGGTCGTCAGTGTTAGCCGTTGGCGGCGGTTCGAGTGTTTACATTTTCAAAAATATGAGGCCCTATTATAAATACACCTTGCCGCATCTCGATGTCCATCCGAAAGAGCGGGAG ATCTGGCACAAAGCAGGACTGGAAGATGAGTTGAATGTACTCACGCTAACGGATGAATTAGAATTGCTGTTGAAAGAACTTGGAGCAGGATTCATCTCGCCGCGGACGTTGAAGTTCCTTTCCATGGATCCGAATTTGAAGGCGGGCTTTGCAGCAAAGTACAAAACGATTCCACTGATTAAAAGTAACACGTTGTCCGCCATTTCCGTAATTCGAAAAGACACTTGGTCCAACCCTGCCAGTGGTTGCATCGTGCTCGGCACGGAATTCGGGGAAATTCTTGTTTTGGACCCTCG AACGTTCACTGCCATGGACAAGCATTTTGTCGGATGGGCACCGGTAGCGTTCGCGTGCACCGGTTTATGGACAGGCGACGGTAAAATACTGATTATCGCAAGGGACGGTAAGATCGGCGCGATAAAAAGAGGATCGCCCATGAAACTTTGGGAACAGTTGTCTGCGCCAGCTGTAGCTATTTCAGTTCTCAACAACGACAAGGTCGCGGTAACTCTTATGGATGGTACCTTGGTTGGTTTTTCGAAAAAG GGCATTAAACTATGGAACGTTGACGTTCCGGGGGCAATTCTCGATTCAACGAGCTTACCAGTGCCACAAAGTGGGCTGTCTTTGCTCGCTGTGAGCACTGCTGGCTTCGGCATTCGGGTCTACGATGGAAAGCACCATGTGGATACCTTGAAGATTATGGAGCCGGTATCAGCGTTGAAG TACGGTCGAATGGGTCAAGAAGAACGAACCATGGCGATGGTCACCGTGGGCGGTGGACTTTGTGTGAAGATCTTAAAGAGGACTGCAGACTTCAGCGTCCACAACACGACTACGGACTCGCTGACCAATGACGGTCCGAAGTTCACGATACCAAAGAAAACACGATTGTTCGTCGAGCAAACGATACGGGAACGATCAGAGGCGAAGAAGATCCACAGCACATTTCAACAGGGTCTTCTACGGCTACGCTTAATAGTCGCTAAAAAGACTGTGGAGTCTTTAAACGAGAGTCAAGATGCTGGACCACGTCTGATCACGATGGAGGCTACCGTTTTGGGACTAGGACCGAGCTATCAGATTCGTATCACGCTGACGAATGTGTCCGACGAAATGTCGGACACGGGATTGTACGTCGTTTGTAGAAGTGAGAACACGGATGTCCGGCCACGTGTTATGGATGTCCCTTTACTCCCAAGTGGAATTCCCATTCCCATGGCTTTAAATGCAACCCTAACCAGTAGAATATCGGGAAGAGTGCAGATCTTGTTGTGCAAGAAAGCCAGGACAAAGCCAATTAACGTTGCGACAGTGGTTCTGCCGGCTGCTGAAGAAGATATCGAGGTGTAA
- the LOC117227109 gene encoding BBSome complex member BBS1 isoform X3, which produces MVGLSTNRWLEALWEPGAKLYTLPNALDMLDVTGDGDARLICVDLGPLGTNSTKIRVYKGGDQITEHNMVDRTCGVVGLYTENYEPRSSVLAVGGGSSVYIFKNMRPYYKYTLPHLDVHPKEREIWHKAGLEDELNVLTLTDELELLLKELGAGFISPRTLKFLSMDPNLKAGFAAKYKTIPLIKSNTLSAISVIRKDTWSNPASGCIVLGTEFGEILVLDPRTFTAMDKHFVGWAPVAFACTGLWTGDGKILIIARDGKIGAIKRGSPMKLWEQLSAPAVAISVLNNDKVAVTLMDGTLVGFSKKGIKLWNVDVPGAILDSTSLPVPQSGLSLLAVSTAGFGIRVYDGKHHVDTLKIMEPVSALKYGRMGQEERTMAMVTVGGGLCVKILKRTADFSVHNTTTDSLTNDGPKFTIPKKTRLFVEQTIRERSEAKKIHSTFQQGLLRLRLIVAKKTVESLNESQDAGPRLITMEATVLGLGPSYQIRITLTNVSDEMSDTGLYVVCRSENTDVRPRVMDVPLLPSGIPIPMALNATLTSRISGRVQILLCKKARTKPINVATVVLPAAEEDIEV; this is translated from the exons ATGGTGGGTCTGAGTACCAATCGATGGCTGGAAGCGCTTTGGGAGCCAGGAGCCAAATTGTACACCTTACCGAATGCGCTTGATATGCTTGATGTCACCGGAGATGGAGATGCCAGACTCATTTGCGTTGACCTGGGTCCACTGGGTACTAATTCAACGAAA ATACGAGTTTACAAAGGCGGTGATCAGATAACCGAGCACAATATGGTAGATCGAACCTGCGGAGTGGTTGGCTTGTACACAGAAAACTACGAACCGCGGTCGTCAGTGTTAGCCGTTGGCGGCGGTTCGAGTGTTTACATTTTCAAAAATATGAGGCCCTATTATAAATACACCTTGCCGCATCTCGATGTCCATCCGAAAGAGCGGGAG ATCTGGCACAAAGCAGGACTGGAAGATGAGTTGAATGTACTCACGCTAACGGATGAATTAGAATTGCTGTTGAAAGAACTTGGAGCAGGATTCATCTCGCCGCGGACGTTGAAGTTCCTTTCCATGGATCCGAATTTGAAGGCGGGCTTTGCAGCAAAGTACAAAACGATTCCACTGATTAAAAGTAACACGTTGTCCGCCATTTCCGTAATTCGAAAAGACACTTGGTCCAACCCTGCCAGTGGTTGCATCGTGCTCGGCACGGAATTCGGGGAAATTCTTGTTTTGGACCCTCG AACGTTCACTGCCATGGACAAGCATTTTGTCGGATGGGCACCGGTAGCGTTCGCGTGCACCGGTTTATGGACAGGCGACGGTAAAATACTGATTATCGCAAGGGACGGTAAGATCGGCGCGATAAAAAGAGGATCGCCCATGAAACTTTGGGAACAGTTGTCTGCGCCAGCTGTAGCTATTTCAGTTCTCAACAACGACAAGGTCGCGGTAACTCTTATGGATGGTACCTTGGTTGGTTTTTCGAAAAAG GGCATTAAACTATGGAACGTTGACGTTCCGGGGGCAATTCTCGATTCAACGAGCTTACCAGTGCCACAAAGTGGGCTGTCTTTGCTCGCTGTGAGCACTGCTGGCTTCGGCATTCGGGTCTACGATGGAAAGCACCATGTGGATACCTTGAAGATTATGGAGCCGGTATCAGCGTTGAAG TACGGTCGAATGGGTCAAGAAGAACGAACCATGGCGATGGTCACCGTGGGCGGTGGACTTTGTGTGAAGATCTTAAAGAGGACTGCAGACTTCAGCGTCCACAACACGACTACGGACTCGCTGACCAATGACGGTCCGAAGTTCACGATACCAAAGAAAACACGATTGTTCGTCGAGCAAACGATACGGGAACGATCAGAGGCGAAGAAGATCCACAGCACATTTCAACAGGGTCTTCTACGGCTACGCTTAATAGTCGCTAAAAAGACTGTGGAGTCTTTAAACGAGAGTCAAGATGCTGGACCACGTCTGATCACGATGGAGGCTACCGTTTTGGGACTAGGACCGAGCTATCAGATTCGTATCACGCTGACGAATGTGTCCGACGAAATGTCGGACACGGGATTGTACGTCGTTTGTAGAAGTGAGAACACGGATGTCCGGCCACGTGTTATGGATGTCCCTTTACTCCCAAGTGGAATTCCCATTCCCATGGCTTTAAATGCAACCCTAACCAGTAGAATATCGGGAAGAGTGCAGATCTTGTTGTGCAAGAAAGCCAGGACAAAGCCAATTAACGTTGCGACAGTGGTTCTGCCGGCTGCTGAAGAAGATATCGAGGTGTAA
- the Ref1 gene encoding RNA and export factor binding protein 1 encodes MKMVDKIEMSLDDIIKQNKGSRPRGGGSRRGRGAGNSPRRGIRRPQRVGGGVMRGRSRGGITRSSLPYTRGDVNSAWKHDMFDGVKKVGRSAIGSTGTTKLLVSNLDFGVSDSDIQELFSEFGPLKSAAVHYDRSGRSLGSADVIFERRADAIKAMKQYNGVPLDGREMNIQVATSEIPVTSIRGGPRLTGSNYTQRPQSRFRGNRGTGPIRGRGTGRRGGRGGSRQVMKTPTAEELDAELEAYVKEVK; translated from the exons ATGAAGATGGTGGATAAAATAGAAATGAGCCTGGATGATATTATCAAGCAAAACAAAGGGAGTAGACCGCGCGGCGGCGGTAGCAGACGAGGAAGAGGCGCCGGTAACTCACCTCGTAGAGGAATACGCAGACCTCAAAGAGTTGGTGGTGGCGTCATGCGAGGACGCAGTCGTGGTGGCATTACACGAAGTTCTCTTCCATACACAAGG GGTGATGTAAACAGTGCATGGAAGCATGATATGTTTGATGGAGTAAAAAAGGTTGGCCGAAGTGCGATAGGTAGTACAGGAACAACCAAGCTACTTGTGTCCAATTTGGATTTTGGTGTATCAGATTCAGATATTCAG GAATTATTTAGTGAATTTGGTCCCTTGAAGTCAGCTGCAGTACATTATGATAGGTCAGGTCGATCTTTGGGATCTGCAGATGTTATATTTGAAAGAAGAGCAGATGCTATTAAAGCAATGAAACAGTACAATGGTGTACCATTAGATG GTCGTGAAATGAACATACAAGTTGCTACCTCTGAAATACCAGTCACATCTATCCGTGGAGGCCCGAGACTTACTGGCAGTAATTATACACAGAGACCTCAGTCCCGCTTTAGGGGTAATCGTGGAACAGGCCCCATCAGAg GACGTGGAACCGGTCGACGTGGTGGTAGAGGAGGCAGTCGGCAAGTGATGAAAACTCCCACCGCTGAAGAACTAGATGCTGAATTGGAAGCTTATGTTAAAGAAGTAAAGTAA
- the LOC117227101 gene encoding ubiquitin-conjugating enzyme E2 S, whose product MAAVSSKSNVENLSPQIIRRVAKEMSELAAQPPEGIRVILNEEDVTDIQAIIEGPSGTPYAGGFFRVKLALGKDFPQGPPKAFFLTKIFHPNVAKNGEICVNTLKKDWKSDLGIKHILLTVKCLLIVPNAESALNEEAGKLLLERYDDYSERAKMMTEIHAQGSGKGSKAGLESCASSEVGGPPPKKHAGDKKISAEKKKMIKDKKRTLKRL is encoded by the exons ATGGCTGCTGTAAGTTCT AAATCAAATGTCGAAAACTTATCCCCACAAATAATCCGACGGGTAGCCAAGGAAATGAGTGAATTAGCTGCACAACCACCCGAGGGTATTCGTGTTATTTTGAATGAGGAAGATGTTACGGATATCCAAGCAATTATTGAAGGACCGT CTGGAACACCATATGCAGGTGGTTTCTTTAGAGTAAAATTAGCACTCGGCAAAGATTTTCCCCAAGGACCACCAAAGGCTTTCTTCCTAACAAAGATCTTTCATCCAAATGTTGCGAAAAATGGAGAAATATGTGTTAATACATTAAAAAAGGATTGGAAATCAGATCTCGGAATTAAACATATATTACTA aCTGTAAAGTGTCTCTTAATAGTGCCAAATGCAGAATCTGCTTTAAATGAAGAAGCAGGTAAATTACTTTTAGAAAGGTACGATGATTACTCTGAACGAGCAAAAATGATGACAGAGATACATGCACAG GGAAGCGGAAAAGGCAGCAAAGCGGGTCTGGAAAGTTGTGCTTCCTCTGAAGTCGGAGGACCTCCCCCCAAAAAGCATGCAGGAGATAAAAAGATTTCAgcagaaaagaaaaaaatgataaaagacaAAAAAAGGACACTAAAGAGATTATAA
- the Arl6IP1 gene encoding ADP-ribosylation factor-like 6 interacting protein 1 isoform X1: MTDSATIEREHHMKQLKRRMECWREVILPMNSILLWERSWYPGLIFGVTSTIFFLIWILEPAFLTIVSVTLLVLALVDYLVPPMTSLLCAANGWTGQKEKKLNEICQNLSGTILQFQDLWASVLETRNTRPSFYCSGIITCLLLCTWIGSTINNLFLFYIAVNAILLLPGFRHKGRVISAIIFVRDHLSHSKKITVTLLYVCSFFLFILFIICYLR; this comes from the exons ATGACCGACAGTGCGACAATAGAAAGG GAACACCACATGAAGCAATTAAAACGCAGAATGGAATGTTGGCGTGAAGTAATACTTCCAATGAACTCCATTCTATTATGGGAACGATCTTGGTATCCTGGACTTATATTTGGAGTAACAAGTACAATATTCTT tttaATATGGATATTGGAACCTGCTTTTCTTACGATAGTATCTGTAACCCTTCTTGTGTTAGCCTTGGTTGATTATCTTGTTCCACCTATGACATCACTTTTGTGCGCTGCTAATGGTTGGACAGGTCAAAAAGAGAAGAAGTTGAATGAGATTTGTCAAAATCTGTCTGGAACAATTTTACAGTTCCAAGATTTATGGGCATCAGTGTTAGAAACACGAAATACTCGTCCAAGTTTT TATTGTTCAGGAATAATAACTTGTCTCCTACTTTGTACATGGATTGGAAGTACAATcaacaatttatttttgttttatattgcAG TGAATGCAATCTTGCTTCTGCCAGGATTCAGACATAAAGGGCGTGTAATATCAGCAATAATATTTGTACGTGATCACCTCTCTCATTCCAAAAAAATCACAGTCACTCTTTTGTATGTATGTTCATTCTTCCTCTTTATTCTCTTCATAATTTGTTATCTgagataa
- the Arl6IP1 gene encoding ADP-ribosylation factor-like 6 interacting protein 1 isoform X2 has translation MEHHMKQLKRRMECWREVILPMNSILLWERSWYPGLIFGVTSTIFFLIWILEPAFLTIVSVTLLVLALVDYLVPPMTSLLCAANGWTGQKEKKLNEICQNLSGTILQFQDLWASVLETRNTRPSFYCSGIITCLLLCTWIGSTINNLFLFYIAVNAILLLPGFRHKGRVISAIIFVRDHLSHSKKITVTLLYVCSFFLFILFIICYLR, from the exons ATG GAACACCACATGAAGCAATTAAAACGCAGAATGGAATGTTGGCGTGAAGTAATACTTCCAATGAACTCCATTCTATTATGGGAACGATCTTGGTATCCTGGACTTATATTTGGAGTAACAAGTACAATATTCTT tttaATATGGATATTGGAACCTGCTTTTCTTACGATAGTATCTGTAACCCTTCTTGTGTTAGCCTTGGTTGATTATCTTGTTCCACCTATGACATCACTTTTGTGCGCTGCTAATGGTTGGACAGGTCAAAAAGAGAAGAAGTTGAATGAGATTTGTCAAAATCTGTCTGGAACAATTTTACAGTTCCAAGATTTATGGGCATCAGTGTTAGAAACACGAAATACTCGTCCAAGTTTT TATTGTTCAGGAATAATAACTTGTCTCCTACTTTGTACATGGATTGGAAGTACAATcaacaatttatttttgttttatattgcAG TGAATGCAATCTTGCTTCTGCCAGGATTCAGACATAAAGGGCGTGTAATATCAGCAATAATATTTGTACGTGATCACCTCTCTCATTCCAAAAAAATCACAGTCACTCTTTTGTATGTATGTTCATTCTTCCTCTTTATTCTCTTCATAATTTGTTATCTgagataa
- the Pex11ab gene encoding peroxisomal biogenesis factor 11ab, which yields MEKIIKLNEQTAGRDRLVRLLQYGSRTYWYYAQNIGVTQHSAEVIRSLEYTLSSFRKLLRLGRCLDSIHAGLKIMKHPDTVLRVILVASKIANALFLFTDHIIWIGRVGLHKVNIEKWTKTSNKCWLLSIIMNLIRDIHEIVKILGHEGKNAFLNTSKISLNTWKQYEMFIPIRNHKEVVMDTVKNGCDLLIPLTALGYTKLTPGTIGLCGVISSLVGLYTIVYPLYKLTPS from the exons ATGGAGAAAATCATAAAGTTAAATGAACAAACAGCAGGCAGAGATAGACTTGtcag attGCTTCAATATGGAAGTCGTACTTATTGGTATTATGCTCAAAACATTGGCGTAACACAACATTCTGCAGAAGTTATAAGAAGTTTGGAATATACCTTAAGTTCATTtagaaaat TATTACGTCTTGGACGATGTTTGGATAGCATACATGCTGGTCTAAAAATCATGAAACATCCAGATACTGTTTTAAGGGTCATTTTAGTAGCATCAAAAATTGCTAATGCTCTATTTCTATTCACAGACCACATAATTTGGATTGGTCGTGTAGGATTGCACAAAGTGAATATAGAAAAGTGGACTAAAACATCTAATAAATGTTGgttattaagtattattatGAATCTCATACGAGATATTCATGAGATTGTTAAAATTTTGGGGCATGAGGGAAAAAATGCATTTTTGAATACATCAAAGATTTCATTAAATACTTGGAAACAATATGAAATGTTCATTCCAATAAGAAATCATAAAGAAGTTGTAATGGATACAGTTAAAAATGGATGTGATTTACTAATTCCATTAACAGCATTAGGTTACACTAAACTTACTCCTGGTACAATAGGTTTATGCGGTGTTATATCTTCACTTGTAGGTCTTTATACAATAGTTTATCCATTATATAAATTGACACCATCTTAA
- the LOC117227107 gene encoding uncharacterized protein LOC117227107: MSKNILIHLIICGIGVFIGVSACIFFFVIHGNHEVGFWSILSGIVAAVCFHLHWVKGKGTLVRWHSKTTLDVLNYIGFSTALCGFTAMIWYLFVTFYYNIPIEPLSTSTSITAIYAMICGKWGIILTYHSHKFELIIQEQQAPILTESNTQDLLY; this comes from the exons atgtcaaaaaacattttgatacatttaataatatgtgGTATCGGTGTGTTTATAGGAGTATCAGCCTGTATCTTTTTTTTCGTTATTCACGGAAACCATGAGGTTGGATTTTGGTCAATCCTATCAG GTATTGTAGCTGCAGTATGTTTTCATTTACATTGGGTCAAAGGGAAAGGAACTTTAGTAAGATGGCACTCGAAAACTACATTAGATGTTCTAAATTATATTGGCTTTTCAACTGCCCTTTGTGGTTTCACAGCGATGATTTGGTACCTCTTtgttacattttattataatattc CAATTGAACCACTTTCTACAAGTACATCGATAACAGCCATTTATGCGATGATATGTGGTAAATGGGGTATTATATTAACATATCATTCTCACAAATTTGAGCTGATTATTCAGGAACAGCAAGCACCAATATTGACTGAAAGTAATACCCAAGATTTGTTGTACTGA